The window TCCTTCGTGTCTGTTGTGAGGATCGTGGTTGGGCTGATGCTGCAACAGAAGCTGCAGCTGCTGCTGGTACCACAACAAAAAGATGGGGTCTTGGATATGGTGAAAGTGATGCTCTTGAGTCTTTGGTGGATGGAGCAGCAAAGAGAGTTGATAAGCATTTGTTGGATGTTATTTACAACCAGTATAAGTTCAAGGAGCACTGTCTTGCAATAAAGCGGTATTTACTCCTTGGACAGGGTGACTTTGTTCAGTATCTAATGGATATTGTTGGGCCTGAGCTCTCTGAACCTGCTAACACTATAAGCTCTTTTCAGCTAGCTGGATTGCTTGAAACTGCAATTCGAGCATCTAATGCTCAGTATGATGATCGTGACATATTGGATAGGTTGAAGGTAAAGATGATGCCACATGGAACCGGAGATAGGGGCTGGGATGTGTTCTCATTGGAATATGATGCAAGGGTTCCTTTAGATACTGTTTTTACAGAGTCTGTGATGACAAAgtatttaagaatttttaatttcttgTGGAAGCTTCGGCGAGTAGAGCATGCCCTTATTGGTATTTGGAAGACAATGAAGCCAAATTGTATCACCTCTCGTTCATTTATGAAGCTTCCCCATGCAGTTAAGTTGCAGTTACTTTCAACTCTGAGACGATGCCAGGTTCTTTGGGATGAAATGAATCATTTTGTCTCAAACTTGCAGTACTATATTATGTTTGAAGTCTTGGAGGTGTCCTGGTCCCATTTCTTGGACGAAATGGAGGTGGCCAAGGACCTTGATGATCTACTTGCTGCACATGAAAAGTACCTCCATTCAATTGTGGAGAAATCTCTCCTTGGAGAACGGTCCCAAACCCTTTACAATTCACTCTTTGCCTTGTTTGATCTTATACTGAAATTCCGAAGTCATGCAGATCGATTGTCTGAAGGGATTAATGAGTTGCAAGCAAGGTACTATTCTTTTTCTATGATCACTGTTTGTGAACCAAAAAACTGCTATCTCATTTcttgtttcctttgttttccTTATGTTTTCTTTTACTGATAAACTAATGTCTCAGATTGTTTATTGCAGAACCATGGAATCCTCTTTACCCTCTCGAGACAAGAGTAAAACAAAAAAGCGATCAAATGATAGGTCCTCAGAGCCTGGATCCTGGATTAGTGAAGGCAGGAAAGCCCTCACACAACGTGCTGGTGAATTTCTTCGGAATATGGGACAAGATTTAGACACACTATcaaaagaatattcatcattGCTTGAGGATTTTATTTCCAAGTTACCCATGCAACAACATGTTGATTTAAAGTTCCTCCTGTTTCGGCTTGACTTCACTGAGTTTTATAGCCAGTTGCGTCCTAGTACGTAGAAAACAAGCTAGTACATACAAGTTGAAGCAAATGCGATCGGAATTCTTGACATGAGCAAACTAATTTTTTGTTCATTAATCGTCTCTGCTCATCTGGTTGACAATCAGCTGCAGCTGGCTGACGGGACCAACCAAATCACTTTATTTTGCTTGATTGTTAGGTAAGTGGAAAGCCTTAGCTCCTTCATGACTGTTGTAATTGCATTTGACATTTTTCTGAGGACTAACATACGATTTCCTTGTCTTATATTTTCAGATGATGTTTGCTTCTTTCTGATGGCATGTGTGGAAGATTTACAGTTGACTTGAAGGTATTTTGCATCAGTAGATCAGGGTATGGGATTTGATTGTGTACACGTATCGTAGCTGATATTTTTGAAGTTTTGCTTTTCAGGTGAATTTTTTTAGGAGGTGTCTCATTAGAGCTTGTATATCTGTACTGTATCATAGTTCTGGATTAGATTGAATGATAGATAACAGGCGCCTACTTTATGCATCCTCATTTCCCTCGCTTGCCTACTATTTTGTTTTCGATGTTAGCTATATGTATAAACTGATGTCGTTCTTGTTAGAAACTCTTTAGGTGGCTTTAACATCGTTGATCGTTCTGTGAGGAACCAGAATGTTGGCTGTATCAGATGATAATCTGTTTAGCAATCGTGTAAAAACCCGTCATTATGTTCAAATCGTTCAAACGAACTCGAAAAGTTTCCAATCCTTGTGCATAAAGTATTTTGCTAGAGACAGTTGTTCGCGTCCAATCCTTGCTCGTAGTCGTAGTTACTTCAAATGTTGGACTTAAGATGTTAAAGAGTCATTCTTACATTAACGATGATGAGTCATTCTTTATTCAAGGACAATGTGACAACATTTCTTCGTGCAAATGTCATTTGATTGATGCTCCATAACGAggatattattttatttgttagatAATTGTTCATAACGGTCTCCAAAATTAATGATTTTTAAATGATATTATAACGACAATAAAAGATAATGAGAAGAGTTGTAATTAGGGTAAGAAttcatttggaagtgtttttttttagtgaaggtacgatattcattgataGGAAATTGAATACGTACAAACAGGATAGGATGCATACAGTGGGTCTCGATAAAAACCTTATTAGGGATTTCAACTCGGACGAAGGGAAAAAGTGCGTCCCGCACCATGAGAGATTACATATGATTACTATCCTCAATTAAAAGGTCTATTATTACATCAGGAGGTTCCTCGAACCAAGATATCGGAGTATCAAGGGCTAAAACTCAATCTAGCCAACCTATATGCCACCATGTTCGTCGAGCGTCGGCCAAATGTAACCTTGCACAAAGAAAAACCATTTGAAATCTGTCTAGTATTTGCAATAATGTGCCCAAAAGGAGATGAATCATTTAGGCCCTCAAGTTGAAGTGTCATGGTCACCATCAGAGCATCCCTTTCAACTTCCACGTGTGTAGTATGCTGctgttataaaaaaatcattgcTTCCCTTGCTGCCATAATCTCTACCAACAATGGAGAACCAATTCCCTCAACTCTCATTGCTACTACAACCATGAACTCCCATTTGTCGTTTCATATCACTACCCCCACTCCTCCAATCTCTAACTGTTCATCCCATGTCGCATCAAAATTACTTttaatccacccattttctggcAGCTTCCATGGCTGCCAGTGACCACATTGGTGTTcttcctcggcccatgccaTTTATGGAATTTATGTAGCCATGTCTGCACTTTACAGTGCATTTCCGAAGGCTCCAGAGCCTTTCCATACCACAACATTGCATTACGTTCTATCCATATGCATCAAATTAAAACCATTACCAAGTCAAAACTTTCCCTTAACATCGAACTTGCAATGGCAATTATCCATTCCATCAAGCTCTGTCGCCTATCCCCTTGGCTTCTGATACCCAGCGGACTAGAAAACCACACCACCATCGCACGGGGACAAAACCTCATCACGTGATCAATCATTTCCACATCCCTGTCACAAAACAAACACGTTGTTAGgatatttaatttctttttcctcaAGTTGTTCCTTGTCGGTAATACATTCATGCAACATTTTTACACATAGATTTTTACATTCCTCAACAAGTGAGCTCTCCATATCACTTTCCTAAAAAATTTGACCTCCGCAACCATTATCGAACCACTAGGTTCATTCCCGTTTACTTCCCCACAATACCGTGCCAAATGGTATGCACTCCTCGTTGTAAACTTTCCATTTAACTCCACACTCCATATTAAGATATCATCTGTATTGAACATGCTAAGAGGGATACGTTTGATTAGTGCTACCTCTTCCTTAACAAATAGGTTATGTATTGCTTCCATTTTCATGATGGACTTCCATCCTCAGTAATCAACCTGATGACTTTGGGATTGTGATCCATTCCCATTGGTATGGGACTAagaactttaaaaaaattacgTTTGGGCAGCCAACTATCTCTCCATATGCAAATTTTTGAACCATCTACAACGCTCTACCGTGCACCCTTACGGATTACAGTACAGGCAACAGTAATGTTGCGCcatcaaaacaatgaattcTGTTTAACTTGTGCAGATAAGAAATCGGTTTGAGGGTAGTACTTAGACTTAAAGAGCCATACTGCAAGTGACGATGGTTGTTGTAAGCGCCTCTATCCCTGCTTTGCTAACAACGCAAGATTGAAAGCATAGAGATCCTTGAAACCCAACCCACCTTTACTTTTTGGCTTACATAGTTTTCTCCAACGAATCCAATGTATTCTCATTTGACCTTGTTGTCTCCCCCAACAAGATTTTGctactatttgattcaattcATCACAAAAAAACTTTGGTAACAAAAAGGTTTGCATAGTTTACAATGGCACCACTTGAGCAACGCTCTTGATCAAAATTTATTTTCATGCACTACTCAAAAGACTCCCTCTCCAACCATTAAGCTTTTTCCATGGTCTATCCTTAATGTAGGCTGTTTATATCATACttagggcatccgtatttagacatcgtataaatactcaaagaactcaaatgtaattatgtaataaatgaaggggcaaatatgtaataagtgaggaacccttattctataaaaggactcctcactctcctcattagggaggccaattcttaggcctgacccttaccctctcaaagcctcactctcagaGGCTCtttccctcacaatcctctcagagaaatacaatatcagtgtggacgtagcccaaacattggggtgaaccatgatacatcttgtgttctttactttcttacagattcacggtcggatttacgttgttccaagacccctccgatttgtgcatcaacatttggcgccgtctgtgggaatcgatacgaaaagttgtgtcggttctctttcatttttttcacctccgtcgtgaatctgcaaaatcccaaaaacccaaaaacagaaaagatccaaatctcaaacactcatcagctctctctctctctctttctcctgtTTTCCCTATCTGTATTTTGCTCATTTTTCATCAGCCCAGtcttccatcttcttcttcttcctcgtcaAATCGATGAGCTCCCATTTCACTGGATTCTCTGAATCTCCGACTAATCAGGTGAAACTTTAAGATGGAGTGGACGACGGTCCAGGCATGGACCCAAGAAATGGAGCAGTCGCGGTCGCAGCCCTCGACGAGAACGGGGGGACCAAAGGAGGTGATGGACTAGGGGACGAGCTGAAACGATTTGTTTGGAGAGTCGGTGAGGAGGTGCATCAAGAACTGATGGGTCGACGGACCGTGGAACCACCACTCGAGGTCGGGGCGATGATCTGGAGCACCGTGTCGACATCGCGGGAGCTCAGGGCGTCATAAAGCGCAAGCACCACTCTAAAAATTGCTGGACTTAGTGTCTTCCAGAACTTCCAGAGAGTTAGCCAGTTCTTGCCTAGGCCTCTGTGGCGGGTTTAGAGcgagaaaatagagagagagagagagaaaaaaaatcagatctGAGCTCCATGATCTTCACCTGCCTCTGCCTGCTCTGCCTTTCAAGTTCGCAGCTTTGACTTTTTGTCTTGATTACTATTACCAATGGCAAAATCGAGACAACATTTCTCTAGCCAAGATTCATCACTGTCACCAACTTCTGTGCGATCACAAGAATGGGAGGGTCCATCAAGATGGATTGAGTACTTGGGTCCAAAGACAACTTCTCTAATGAATTTGAGGAGCTCCAGGAATTCTGGCCCTGATGGACAGGTCCATAGTTCAGGCGGTTACAACCACGTTGGGTCCTCCAGCATCGATCGGAGTCTCAGTCACCGTGAGATGCGGGTACAGAACGTCGTCCTGGACAACGAATCTCGTTCGTCGTTTGATGGCGCTGTAAAATAGCTGGCCATTGTAGCTGATCCCGTGCTCGGAAAACAAGCATCGCAGGAGCAAGGAGCGGGAGAGCGATCAAGAAGAGAATGAAGCTGAGGTGCTACTTCAGAAGCCATGAAATTTGAGGCCCAAAACCTCCCTCCTCGTCCTTCTCTATTGCGGCGGGCCTGTCTcaaatctgcagaaacccagtTCAAGCCTACCCTACCCTTCTCGCATTCAAGCCTGGCCAAGTTCTCTTTGCAATCGAAGACATGGAGCATAGGAAGCCCAATAGCTCTGCCAACGGAGCACAAACTCTGAGTCCCGACTAGAAGGGTCCACCCCTCCGCGCCGTGGCTCGGTTCCTGGAAAACAATGGGTTCTCTAAAACCTTGAAAAAATTCCTTTCTGAAGCTGGAATCAAGAAAGGTGAACTAAAGGATTTACCTCTGGATTTGGGGAGAATGTACTGCAAGTATTCTGAGATGTTGTGTTGTTACAATTCTGGGCCCTCAAAAGTTGCAAATTGGAGCGTCTGACAAAGCAGTAACGGTAAAAGATAGTGTGTACATGCATAACAGCAAAGTAGAGACAaagactgagagagagagagtgtggtgCAAAAGAGAAAGCGGAAAGGAGAAATGACaggaataaaagaagaaagtaaAAGTAATGTTTGATGCTGGGGCAAACACAGATATGTGTTCTGGATCTCACAGAAGAAGGTGCGCCATCAACCACCCACATGCAAAAGCAAAGAATAAACACCCAcattgcaaaagcaaggaataaacatcccataataatgatgtgatttacttttcttgtttttgaatgatgtgatttatttttcttatcgttcagagacatctgtataaaccccatcagagggtaataaaaattataaaaaaaaccgtcaagcccaaaataatgggctggaatgttatgtgaagggtgaaggcctatatgcccaaaagagccagaccctctattatcaccaaccaggtgatcaaaagtacgtccagtactacaaaaaattattcggcagccggccctctattatcaccaatcgggtaatcaaaagtatgtccagtactacaaaaaattatttggcggccaggccctctattatcaccaaccaggtgatcaaaagtacgtctagtactaaaaaattatacatgagcaccactcatgttaatcatacataaacattcatgagcatcactcatgttaatcatacataaacattcatgaccatcattcatgtcaacgttcatgagcatcactcatgtcaacattcatgagcatcacttatgtcaacatccatgagcatcactcatgtcaatcaacataaacattcatgagcatcattcatgtcaacatccataagcatcactcatgtcaatcaacataaatattcatgagcatcactcatgttaatcagcttcgaaagcttcatttacagagctccagcttcgagagctccagcttgaaaagcttcacttacaaaagcttcagctttaaaacttcacttgcaaagcttcacccacaaagcttcagtgcagggtatacaaataccgcttccgaacaaccgccacttcgacccatacatggattcaatttaaagtctccagccaacagactctattgaccgaaaacTTGGGGGTCGACATTATGTACCATACATTGGGCCTCAATTGCGCCTCATAAAACATACTTAggggacttaacccattattcatgtatggaggaacgagcccttattttataaaaatgactcccttaccatcattagagagtatcgctGCCTACTAAGCAACCggctcaccgcgagcatcactcctaacccattattcatgtactgaggagcgagcccttattttataaaaaggactccctcaccttcattagagagcatcgccgcctgctgagcaaccagCTCGCAGCgggcatcactcataacccatcatttatgtactgaggagcaaatccttattttataaaagggagtctctcaccatcattagagaacatcaTCGTCtattgagcaaccgcctcgccgcgaacaTCAACTCTTAGCCTATCACTtgtgtattgaggagtgagcccttattctataaaagggacttcttcaccttcaaacgccccaagccgagccaaccaaggcaacacaagCTATAAGCAGagtagcctcgcaacatgtgctatttctggttgagcatcatttcagattgggcaccgcctcatatcgagtattagtcctagatgacatctagttacttcggcctacacatggactgaatttcaagtctccagccaaaagattctcttgactgaagacttgggggactactgtttatatcATACTTAGGGccccgtatttagacctcgtataaatactcggaggactcaaatgtaattatgtaataaatgaatgggcaaatatgtaataagtgaggagcccttattctataaaatgactcatcactctcctcattagggaggccaattcttaagcCTGACCATCACCCTCTCAAACCCTCAATCTCAGAGGCTCtttccctcacaatcctcttagagaaatacaatatcagtgtggacgtagcccaaacattggggtggaccacgatacatcttgtgttctttactttcctacacattcacagtcggatttacgttgttccaagacccctccggttttgtgcatcaacaacattatgtaccatatatattaggcctcaactgggcctcataaaaaatacttaggggacttaacccattattcatgtactgaggagcgagctcttattttataaaaaagactccctcaccatcattagaggagcatcgccgcctactaagCAACCaactcaccgcgagcatcactcctaacccattattcatgtactgagaagcgagcccttattttataaaaaggactccctcaccttcattagaaaacatcgccgcctgctgagcaaccgcctcgccacgagcatcactcctaacccatcacttatgtattgaggagcgagcccttattttataaaagggactcattcaccatcattagagaacattGCCACCTactaagcaaccgcctcgccgcgaacaTCAACTCTTAGCCCataacttatgtattgaggagcgagcccttattctataaaagaaacTCTCTCACCTTCAACGGCATAAGCCgtgccaaccaaggcaacataagccacaaacagagtagcctcgcaacatgtgctacttctggttgagcattatttcagattgggcaccgcctcatatcgagtatcagtcctagatgacatctagttacttcggcccacacatggactaaattttaagtctccagccaaaagactctcttgactgaagacttgggggactactgtttataccatacttaagatttccgtatttagacctcgtataaatacttgaaggactcaaatgtaattatgtaataaatgaaggggcaaatatgtaataagtgaggagcccttattctataaaatgactcctcactctcctcattagggaagccaattcttaggcctaacCCTCACCCTCTTAAAGCCTCACTCTcagaggctctctccctcacaatcctctcagagaaatacaatatcagtatggacgtagcccaaacattagagtgaaccacgatacatattgtgttatttacatttcgtgcaaattcacggtcggatttacgttgttccaagaccccttcggttttgtgcatcaacatttggcgccatctgtgggaatcgacacaaaaagctatgtcggttctctttcattttttcatctcaccaccgtgagacctcaccacactccaccttgaatctgcagaaacccaagaacAAACACCTGCATAGTCACTGCAAAACCCATCTCcctgtctctctctttctttctccccactttctctctcatgCAATAACACTTAAGTCACAGACATTCATCCACTCTTATCAAGTGAATAGCTAGAGAGAGCAAAAATGGTTCTTCTTGAAAAGCTTTGGGATGATATTGTCGTCGGACCTCAGCCAAAACGCGGCCTCGGCAGGCTTAGAAAGGTGTCTCCTAAGTCCTTGAATGtaaaagaaggggaaggaaagtTGAGCAAGTTGGCGATGTCGATGAGCCCGAGAACACCAGAAACCCCAGACACACTAGTATCTGCTCATGCTAAAGACAACGTTTGGAGGAGTGTTTTCCACCGTGGTAGCAAC is drawn from Malus domestica chromosome 14, GDT2T_hap1 and contains these coding sequences:
- the LOC114821226 gene encoding auxin-repressed 12.5 kDa protein-like codes for the protein MVLLEKLWDDIVVGPQPKRGLGRLRKVSPKSLNVKEGEGKLSKLAMSMSPRTPETPDTLVSAHAKDNVWRSVFHRGSNLASKFIGNQVFDEP